The following proteins are encoded in a genomic region of Dialister hominis:
- the thiL gene encoding thiamine-phosphate kinase translates to MTEKTISDIGEFGLIKLISHDLIYRPEFVKIGPGDDGAVYSIPDGFDQVISTDTMVEGIHFTSVTMSAYDVGWKLCASNFSDMAAMGADPIGFVISAAFPEKLYTSWVERCYEGIRDCCKEYRVNLLGGDMTGSVSGIIMTGTVVGIVPKDTAVRRSGARRGDVVFVTGHPGDSAGGLYALLHENKEYSGLIEKHKHPRPQIEWGTLLREAGASSLNDISDGISREVNEIAEASGVSIKIDKSSIPVSAEALEYGRKAGIDPLSWALDGGEDYELIGTISKEDFEKVKNRPGIKEIGVVTDKPGKGVFLKQEGHLELLEVHGYDHFEK, encoded by the coding sequence ATGACAGAAAAAACAATTTCAGATATAGGTGAATTTGGTCTTATCAAATTAATATCGCATGACCTGATTTACAGGCCGGAGTTTGTTAAGATTGGGCCAGGGGATGACGGAGCGGTCTATTCTATACCAGACGGATTTGATCAGGTCATATCAACGGATACCATGGTGGAAGGTATTCATTTCACCAGTGTGACGATGAGTGCCTATGATGTTGGCTGGAAGCTCTGTGCCTCAAATTTCAGCGATATGGCCGCTATGGGCGCCGATCCGATAGGGTTTGTCATTTCAGCCGCATTTCCTGAAAAGCTTTACACTTCATGGGTTGAGCGATGCTATGAAGGAATCCGGGACTGCTGCAAAGAATACCGGGTCAATTTGCTTGGCGGAGACATGACCGGATCTGTTTCAGGTATTATCATGACAGGAACTGTGGTAGGCATAGTTCCAAAGGATACAGCCGTCCGGCGAAGCGGTGCGCGCAGGGGAGATGTTGTTTTTGTAACCGGACATCCCGGTGATTCAGCGGGCGGGCTCTATGCCCTGCTTCATGAAAACAAAGAATACAGCGGGCTTATAGAAAAGCATAAGCATCCGCGGCCTCAGATTGAATGGGGAACTCTTTTGCGGGAAGCAGGAGCCTCTTCCCTGAATGATATTTCTGACGGAATATCCAGAGAAGTCAATGAAATTGCAGAAGCAAGCGGCGTTTCCATCAAAATCGATAAATCATCCATACCCGTTTCTGCTGAAGCTTTGGAATATGGCAGAAAAGCGGGAATCGATCCTCTTTCCTGGGCCTTGGACGGCGGGGAAGATTATGAACTTATAGGTACGATTTCAAAAGAAGATTTTGAAAAGGTAAAAAATCGTCCTGGCATAAAAGAAATAGGAGTTGTGACAGATAAGCCCGGGAAAGGCGTATTCCTGAAACAGGAAGGGCATCTGGAATTGCTTGAAGTGCATGGTTATGATCATTTTGAAAAGTGA
- a CDS encoding isochorismatase family protein has protein sequence MDHLIIVDCQYDFIDGSLACSHSREAVRNIIAFANANDVECMYTSDWHSKTNKSFKINGGIWPVHCVAGSRGAEVSDEFNQMNEGNRPGKDNIFYKGKNDDVEEYSACLAANSSGKVLSECVSPHVYVTGIAAEYCVKETVLGLLEKGIKVTVLKDCLGYVSEDDYRKSLAAMKEKGAEVL, from the coding sequence ATGGACCATTTGATTATCGTAGATTGTCAGTATGATTTTATCGACGGTTCCCTGGCATGCAGCCACAGCCGGGAAGCCGTCAGAAATATTATAGCTTTTGCCAATGCAAATGATGTGGAATGCATGTACACATCGGACTGGCACAGCAAGACAAATAAATCTTTTAAAATTAACGGCGGTATCTGGCCGGTACACTGCGTTGCAGGAAGCAGGGGCGCTGAAGTATCAGATGAATTTAATCAAATGAATGAAGGCAATCGCCCTGGCAAAGATAATATTTTCTATAAAGGCAAAAATGATGATGTTGAGGAGTATTCGGCATGCCTTGCTGCAAACAGCAGCGGAAAGGTATTATCCGAATGCGTTTCGCCTCATGTCTACGTCACGGGGATTGCAGCCGAGTACTGTGTCAAGGAAACGGTTCTCGGCCTTCTTGAAAAGGGGATTAAAGTAACCGTTCTTAAGGACTGCCTTGGCTATGTTTCTGAAGATGACTATAGGAAAAGCCTTGCTGCTATGAAGGAAAAAGGAGCAGAAGTACTTTAA
- the nth gene encoding endonuclease III gives MRVTKKIKAEQLRRLSIAYAGEGTMLKYTSPFTLLVAVILSAQCTDKRVNIITDRIFPRLDTPEKMGALTQAELEREIHDCGLYKSKAKNLLGMCHMLSEEYDGKVPEDFDKLVKLPGVGRKTANVVRSVVWGYPAIAVDTHVFRVANRLKLATGTTPLEVEEGLQKAIPKKDWSAAHHWLIWHGRRVCHARKPDCETCILQDVCPSCTVSVPPWKG, from the coding sequence ATGAGGGTCACGAAGAAAATAAAGGCAGAGCAGCTGAGGCGTCTCAGCATTGCTTATGCGGGGGAAGGGACAATGCTTAAATACACAAGTCCTTTTACACTGCTCGTGGCAGTCATACTTTCTGCCCAGTGTACGGATAAGCGCGTCAATATTATTACTGACAGGATTTTTCCGCGCCTTGATACTCCGGAAAAGATGGGAGCCTTGACGCAGGCGGAGCTTGAACGGGAAATCCATGACTGCGGCCTTTATAAATCCAAGGCAAAGAACCTTTTGGGAATGTGTCATATGCTCTCTGAGGAATATGATGGAAAAGTCCCGGAGGACTTTGATAAGCTCGTAAAACTTCCAGGCGTCGGCAGAAAGACGGCCAATGTTGTAAGAAGTGTTGTATGGGGATATCCTGCCATTGCAGTCGATACACACGTTTTCAGAGTAGCCAACCGTCTGAAACTTGCAACGGGCACAACGCCGCTTGAAGTAGAGGAAGGCCTTCAGAAGGCCATCCCCAAAAAGGACTGGTCAGCAGCGCATCACTGGCTGATATGGCACGGAAGGCGCGTATGCCATGCCAGAAAGCCTGACTGCGAAACCTGTATCCTGCAGGATGTATGTCCCTCCTGCACAGTCAGCGTCCCGCCGTGGAAAGGCTGA
- a CDS encoding NAD(P)/FAD-dependent oxidoreductase: MDITDVIVIGAGPAGLNAALYASRKELSVKIISNDIGGQMLLTSEIENYLGFESISGFDLADKMEAHVRKYPVEFITAAVMNLEKNEDGNFVLHLDDGNTVVGKVCIITAGKHSRTLDIPGEAKFTGRGVSYCATCDAPFYRNKTVAIVGGGDSAVQAAVELGHLCPKVYLVVRSRIKAAEIMVKRMEELPNVEALIGYVPEEVKGDKKVNALVVKRKSDGEERELAVDGVFVEAGGIPNNSYLPEDVKTNSMGEIITNKDGETNIPGLYAAGDVTDCKNKQIIIAVGEGAAAALAAHDYLLRSGK; this comes from the coding sequence ATGGATATTACTGACGTTATTGTGATTGGTGCTGGTCCTGCAGGTCTGAATGCTGCTTTATACGCTTCCCGCAAGGAGCTCAGCGTAAAAATTATTTCAAATGATATCGGCGGACAGATGCTTCTGACCAGTGAAATTGAAAATTATCTCGGATTCGAATCAATTTCCGGTTTTGATCTGGCAGACAAGATGGAAGCACATGTAAGGAAATACCCGGTTGAATTTATCACCGCGGCCGTCATGAATCTTGAAAAGAATGAAGATGGAAATTTCGTCCTTCATCTGGATGATGGAAATACCGTCGTCGGAAAGGTCTGCATTATTACAGCAGGAAAGCACAGCCGCACGCTGGATATACCGGGAGAAGCCAAATTTACAGGCCGCGGCGTATCTTATTGTGCCACCTGTGATGCTCCGTTCTACCGCAATAAGACTGTTGCCATTGTCGGCGGCGGGGACAGCGCTGTACAGGCTGCTGTAGAATTAGGACATCTTTGCCCGAAGGTGTACCTGGTGGTCAGAAGCCGCATCAAAGCAGCTGAAATCATGGTCAAACGCATGGAAGAACTGCCTAATGTAGAAGCTCTTATCGGTTATGTTCCTGAAGAAGTCAAGGGTGACAAGAAGGTGAATGCCCTTGTCGTAAAACGCAAGAGTGATGGAGAAGAGCGTGAACTTGCCGTCGATGGTGTCTTTGTAGAAGCAGGCGGCATTCCGAATAATTCCTATCTTCCAGAAGACGTGAAGACTAACAGCATGGGAGAAATCATAACCAATAAGGACGGAGAGACAAACATTCCCGGCCTTTATGCAGCTGGTGATGTCACAGACTGCAAGAACAAGCAGATCATTATTGCTGTAGGAGAGGGGGCTGCCGCAGCATTAGCCGCTCACGACTACTTGCTGCGAAGCGGTAAATGA